The Thermocrinis ruber genome has a window encoding:
- the thiE gene encoding thiamine phosphate synthase — protein sequence MNLSIYLVTDDAYFKDRDLVSTIEQAIQGGITALQYRFKNKTSRQMYEELLVLRELTKRYNVELVVNDRVDLALAVSADGVHVGENDLPPDVVRKLVGDKMYIGYSVNSLEKLREVEHLPIDYIGFGSIYETSTKKDYKLVGIEALRQAVKMTSKPIVAIGGITHYRVKEVLSAGAKGIAVVSAILGFEDVKKATEELVSACRSYYREKLYSA from the coding sequence ATGAACCTGAGCATATATTTGGTAACGGACGATGCCTATTTTAAGGACAGGGACCTTGTAAGCACCATAGAACAAGCCATACAGGGGGGCATAACTGCCCTGCAGTATAGGTTCAAAAACAAAACTTCAAGGCAGATGTATGAGGAGCTTTTGGTCCTCAGGGAACTGACCAAGCGCTACAACGTGGAGCTTGTGGTAAACGACAGGGTGGATTTGGCTTTAGCAGTTTCTGCGGATGGTGTTCATGTGGGAGAGAATGACTTGCCACCGGACGTGGTCCGAAAGTTGGTGGGTGATAAGATGTACATAGGCTACTCAGTCAATAGCTTGGAAAAGCTCAGGGAGGTGGAGCATCTGCCCATAGACTACATAGGCTTTGGTTCTATTTATGAGACCTCCACAAAGAAGGATTACAAATTGGTGGGCATAGAAGCCCTCCGTCAGGCGGTGAAGATGACCTCAAAGCCCATTGTCGCCATAGGAGGCATAACACACTACAGGGTTAAAGAGGTTCTCTCGGCGGGAGCCAAGGGCATTGCGGTGGTTTCTGCCATTCTTGGCTTTGAGGATGTAAAGAAGGCTACGGAAGAATTGGTGTCTGCCTGCAGGAGCTATTACAGAGAAAAGCTCTACTCTGCATGA
- the gcvPA gene encoding aminomethyl-transferring glycine dehydrogenase subunit GcvPA: MFLPHSDKEVSEILQSLGLSSLEDLFSHIDPSLLEPPKNLPEPKSEEELRRYFKELASLNRPLVYFAGGGAYDRIIPSAIWQILSRGEFLTAYTPYQAEASQGTLQALFEYQTLICELTGMDCANASMYDGGSALAEAVLMARAIKGRGKRVVLTEGINPLYRQVVQTYLFGYKDEIQVVSLTEEGTTDLDRLEELLKDGECHALAVQQPNFFGFLEPLKEISHLAKKYEVPLVVVADPIALSILKPPGSFGADIVVGEGQQMGAFLNFGGPYVGFFATKMEYVRKMPGRLVGLAEDIEGKRAFTLVLQTREQHIRRERATSNICTNQNLIALANLLYMVLLGREGMREVAIQSLSKAMYLKEKLLNLGFEIPFSGKHLWEFPVKHPKAQELHQKLIEEGFLFGIKLDRFGYKDQLLIAVTEKRTKEEMDQLVERLRYNISHEGTSSSTSR, translated from the coding sequence ATGTTCTTACCCCATTCAGATAAAGAAGTTAGCGAGATACTTCAAAGTCTAGGTCTTTCTTCTTTGGAAGACCTCTTTTCCCACATTGACCCTTCCCTTTTGGAGCCTCCCAAAAACCTACCGGAGCCCAAGTCAGAGGAAGAGTTGAGAAGATATTTCAAGGAGCTTGCGAGCCTCAACAGACCCCTTGTATACTTTGCGGGTGGTGGTGCCTACGACCGAATAATCCCCTCAGCTATATGGCAGATTTTAAGCAGGGGAGAGTTTTTGACCGCCTATACGCCATACCAAGCGGAGGCATCTCAGGGAACCCTTCAGGCACTATTTGAATATCAGACCCTGATATGCGAGCTAACCGGTATGGACTGTGCCAACGCAAGCATGTACGACGGTGGCTCTGCCTTGGCGGAAGCGGTTCTTATGGCAAGGGCAATAAAAGGAAGAGGAAAAAGGGTAGTGTTGACGGAGGGTATAAATCCACTCTACAGGCAGGTGGTTCAAACCTATCTCTTTGGCTACAAGGATGAGATCCAAGTGGTAAGCCTTACGGAAGAGGGCACTACAGACCTTGACCGCTTGGAAGAACTACTTAAAGACGGAGAATGTCACGCCTTGGCGGTGCAACAGCCCAACTTCTTTGGCTTTTTGGAACCTTTGAAGGAAATTTCCCATCTGGCAAAGAAATATGAAGTTCCCCTTGTGGTGGTGGCAGACCCCATAGCCCTCAGCATACTAAAGCCACCGGGCTCCTTTGGTGCAGACATAGTGGTCGGGGAGGGTCAGCAGATGGGTGCCTTTTTGAACTTTGGAGGTCCCTATGTGGGCTTTTTTGCTACTAAAATGGAGTACGTAAGAAAGATGCCCGGTAGGTTGGTGGGTTTGGCGGAGGACATTGAGGGAAAGAGGGCCTTTACCCTGGTGTTGCAGACCCGAGAACAGCACATAAGAAGGGAGAGGGCAACCTCCAACATATGCACCAATCAGAACCTAATAGCCTTGGCAAATTTGCTATACATGGTCCTACTTGGAAGGGAGGGAATGAGGGAGGTAGCCATCCAGAGCCTTTCCAAGGCGATGTATCTAAAGGAAAAGCTTTTGAACCTTGGCTTTGAAATACCTTTTAGCGGAAAACACCTCTGGGAGTTTCCCGTAAAACATCCAAAAGCCCAAGAACTCCACCAAAAGCTCATAGAGGAAGGATTTCTCTTTGGTATAAAGCTTGACAGGTTTGGATACAAAGATCAGCTTTTGATAGCAGTCACCGAAAAGAGAACGAAGGAGGAAATGGACCAGCTTGTGGAAAGGTTGCGGTATAATATCTCCCATGAAGGAACTTCATCATCCACATCAAGATGA
- a CDS encoding CoA-binding protein: protein MKELHHPHQDEALEVLKNAKTVAVVGISPDPERPSYYVSERVISKGMHRVYFVNPKHAGQEILGIKVLSSLEEVPEPIDIVNVFRNPAHIEPIFEEALKVGAKCVWLQPGCENMEVIEKYKDKIKVVWNACIGVEAGYL from the coding sequence ATGAAGGAACTTCATCATCCACATCAAGATGAAGCCCTTGAGGTTTTAAAGAACGCCAAAACTGTTGCAGTGGTGGGCATATCTCCCGACCCTGAAAGGCCCTCCTACTATGTTAGCGAGAGGGTGATAAGTAAGGGAATGCACAGGGTATATTTTGTTAATCCAAAGCACGCAGGACAGGAGATCTTGGGGATCAAGGTACTCTCTTCTTTGGAGGAGGTACCGGAACCCATTGACATAGTTAATGTCTTTCGGAACCCAGCCCACATAGAGCCCATCTTTGAGGAAGCCCTAAAGGTGGGTGCCAAGTGCGTATGGCTCCAACCGGGCTGTGAAAACATGGAAGTGATAGAAAAGTATAAAGACAAAATAAAAGTGGTTTGGAACGCTTGCATCGGCGTAGAAGCTGGTTATCTTTAA